A region of Methanomicrobium sp. W14 DNA encodes the following proteins:
- a CDS encoding KEOPS complex subunit Pcc1 has translation MIKITGTITTYHKNPLCISESLKADNLRSMNTEVSGKNVICRIKNDKLRSVVASVDDYMMNLSIADEICGLVPVAKKRT, from the coding sequence ATGATAAAAATTACAGGGACAATTACAACATACCATAAGAATCCCTTATGTATATCCGAATCACTGAAAGCGGACAACCTTAGATCTATGAATACTGAAGTCTCCGGAAAAAACGTCATCTGTAGAATCAAAAACGACAAACTCAGATCTGTCGTGGCATCAGTAGACGATTACATGATGAATCTGTCAATAGCAGATGAAATATGCGGTTTGGTACCTGTCGCTAAAAAAAGAACATAA